In one window of Tenacibaculum mesophilum DNA:
- a CDS encoding tetratricopeptide repeat protein codes for MRNKILLIVFVIGILKVEAQVSTFKTIDSLVNIGRYQTALKKLHELDTTFQSTSKVASIYASIDDYKKASIYYEKALELKDDYSVKIKLAKAYKKENKLQKAIDVYEGIINDDAENLLIKYQLGKLYTQTKQPAKAIDTFKNIIKQDSTSANYYYRLGVAYGMLKKRNLKINSFLEAYKNDTTHIKSIHHLALAYTSLRDKDSANIFINKGLVVNPNHMNLNKLKINNLYREEKFTEAIQYLQRIDTIAPNEHYTQKMLGRCFFNLKKYDEAKKYFNKAIRIDRSDFKAYTYLGDINFEKKKFYKAQLDYMVATFAGKEPRDVEYYQLARVYEKLGNPKEGVKSYKRAFEENRKNYKALYQLAKTSEDYYKDKRIAYKHYKNYVNRFERKDSVLTKYAKERIKEIKKYYFLQGEILQ; via the coding sequence GTGAGAAATAAAATTTTACTTATTGTTTTTGTAATAGGAATTTTAAAAGTCGAGGCACAAGTTTCGACTTTTAAAACTATTGATAGTTTAGTGAATATAGGACGTTACCAAACAGCATTAAAAAAGTTACATGAGTTAGATACTACTTTTCAATCAACCTCAAAAGTAGCATCTATTTACGCTTCAATTGATGATTATAAAAAAGCTTCTATATATTACGAAAAAGCATTGGAGTTAAAAGATGATTATTCAGTAAAAATAAAGTTAGCAAAAGCTTATAAAAAAGAGAATAAACTACAAAAAGCTATTGATGTTTATGAAGGTATTATAAATGATGATGCTGAAAATTTACTCATTAAGTATCAATTAGGAAAATTGTATACACAAACCAAGCAACCTGCAAAAGCAATCGATACTTTTAAAAATATCATTAAACAAGATAGTACAAGTGCAAATTATTATTACCGATTGGGAGTTGCTTATGGAATGTTAAAAAAAAGAAATCTAAAAATAAATAGTTTTTTAGAAGCTTATAAAAATGATACAACTCACATTAAGTCTATTCACCACTTAGCATTAGCCTACACTTCATTAAGAGATAAAGATTCAGCAAACATTTTTATAAATAAAGGTTTGGTAGTGAACCCAAATCATATGAACTTAAATAAGTTGAAAATTAATAATTTATATAGAGAAGAGAAGTTTACTGAAGCCATTCAATATTTACAAAGAATAGATACTATAGCGCCCAACGAACATTACACACAGAAAATGCTAGGGCGTTGTTTTTTCAATCTAAAGAAATATGACGAAGCAAAAAAGTACTTTAATAAAGCTATAAGAATTGATAGATCAGATTTTAAAGCGTATACCTATTTAGGAGACATCAATTTTGAAAAGAAAAAGTTTTATAAAGCTCAGCTAGATTATATGGTGGCAACTTTTGCGGGTAAAGAGCCTCGAGATGTTGAGTACTATCAATTAGCTAGAGTGTACGAAAAATTAGGAAACCCAAAAGAAGGGGTAAAGTCTTATAAAAGAGCTTTTGAAGAGAATAGAAAAAATTATAAAGCCTTGTACCAACTAGCTAAAACTAGTGAAGATTATTATAAGGATAAACGAATAGCTTATAAACATTACAAAAACTACGTAAATCGTTTTGAAAGAAAAGATTCAGTTTTAACCAAATATGCAAAAGAGAGAATAAAAGAAATTAAA